CcccagagagcagggagagcccccccaaaaaatccagatgtggggagaaaaggcagcaaaaaaaggGGGTGTCACACCCCAACCTCTGCAGGACACGGAGGGGCTTCAGAAGGGACGCGGCGAGGAGGTGGCAGCgaggacagaggggacacagagaggccaccagggctgggctgagcccctggGAGGAGACAAAGTTTGGGATTCACAGCTGGTCCGGGCTCTGGAGCTCCGTGCTGCACCAGGAACGTCCCCTCGGTGCCACCACGGgtcaccctggggacactgccagggcgTCTCCGCCGCGCTCCACGTGCCAGGTGAGCCCTTCCAGGTGACCTGCAGGGCtcgggcagagctgcagcacgTCCAGGAGGGCCACCCCAATATCCCCAGGGTCACCCCCAGCCCCGAGGTGACACCAAATCCGGGCCCCAGAGAGGTGAGGGCAGCACCTGGAGATGCAGCAACAGCAGGGCAAAGGTGCCAAAGCAGGATGGTGACAAGGTGACATCACAGCCACATAGCCCAGACCGGCTTGGCCGCCCCCGATCCCCCACTCCGAGATGCTCCAAGGTGAGCAAAGCCAGCCCCAAAATCGCCAGCCAACACTAAACCAGGTAGATCTCAGCTtcacaacaataataataataacaataataacaaaaaagaaaaactcacaAGCTTGCAACAGCTTTAGAAAAGGCACCTGGGGCGTCGCCTCGGCTCAGGGCGCCGCCcgatattttaattttggattttctggaggtttttttcctttttcttaaaaaatataaatagctCTTCATCTTAAAAATAGATCCTCAGCTTGAGGTATTACAGTAGCCTGTGTCTTGGCAGTGTAAGGACAAggaggagaattttttttttttttttttgtgttttttttggctttttttttttttgttttctttttttttttttttagctggagACAGTCATGATGTAGTTTTTGGAAGGGCTGGTACTACGGCCCAGCATCATCTGGTTCTTGCAGGTGAGCATCCCTCCGTAGGAGCTGGGGGGCCGCGTGGCCTCGTAGAGGACGCAGATGGAGCCGTCCTCGCCGATGCGGTAGGAGACCTCGTAGGGATCCACCCAGAGCGTGAGCTcgctgggcagcagctggtaCAGCCGGGGCAGGCTCAGTCCGATCCGCCCCGCTGCCTTGCTGATGATGGGGTCCATCCTGTGGTTGATGCGGATGCAGCGGTAGCCGGAGCCTTTGAAGGGTTTCTCGGGGAACCAGTGGTGTCTGTAGTgctctggggagggagaggagcagtgaGAAAGGCAGCCAGGTGGGGTTTAGGTGCCATAAATTCAGGGTTTAAAGgtgaaatcctaaaaaaaacctttttaagGATTTGTCAGTGGTGTCTGTAGTgctctggggagggagaggagcagtgaGAAAGGCAGCCAGGTGGGGTTTAGGTGCCATAAATTCAGGGTTTAAAGgtgaaatcctaaaaaaaacccattgaAGGGTGTCTCAGTGGTGTCTGTAGTGCTCTGGGAAGGAACAGGGAAGAGCAGTGAGAAGAGGTATCCCAGGGAaggctccttcccagcaggcagctggggtTTAGGTCCCACTAAATTTGGGTTTAAAGgtaaaatcctaaaaaaaacccattgaAGGGTGTCTCAGTGGTGTCTGTAGTgctctggggagggagaggagcagtgaGAAAGGCAGGCAGCTGGGGTTTAGGTCCCACTAAATTTGGGTTTAAAGGTAAAATCCTAAGGAAAACCCATTGAAGAGTTTCTCAGTGGTGTCTGTAGTgctctggggagggagaggagcagtgaGAAAGGCAGCCAGGTGGGGTTTAGGTGTCCCAAACTCAGGGTTTAAAGgtgaaatcctaaaaaaaacccattgaAGGGTTTCTCAGTGGTGTCTGTAGCActccttcccagcaggcaggTGGGGTTTAGGTGCCCTAAACTCAGGGTTCAAAGgtgaaatcctaaaaaaaaccttttaaggATTTCTCAGTGGTGTCTGTAGTgctctggggagggagaggagcagtgaGAAAGGCAGCAAGGTGGGGTTTAGGTGCCACTAAATTTGGGTTTAAAGGTGAAATCCTAAAGAAAACCCGTTGAAGGGTGTCTCAGTGGTGTCTGTAGTGCCCTTTCCCAGCAGGCAGGTGGAGTTTAGGTCCCACTAAATTCAGGGTTTAAAGGGCAAATCCTAAAGAAAACCCTCTTAAGGGTTTCTCAGTGGTGTCTGTAGTGCTCCAGGAAGGAACTGGGAAGAGCAGTGAGAAGAGGTATCCCAGGGAaggctccttcccagcaggcaggTGGGGTCTAGGTCCCACTAAATTCAGGGTTCAAAGGTGAAATCCTAAGGAAAACCCTTTGAAGGGTGTCTGTAGTgctctggggagggagaggagcagtgaGGGTGTCCCACAGGCAGGTGGGGTTTAGGGCCTTTAGTTCTCACTAAATTTGGGGTTCAAAGGTGAAATCCTAAAGAAAATCCTTTGAAGAGTGTCTCGGTGCTGTCTGTAatgctccttcccagcaggcaggTGGGGTTTAGGTGCCCACTAAATTTGGGTTTAAAGGTGAAATCCTAAAGAAAACCCTTTGAAGGGTTTCTCAGTGGTGTCTGTAGTGCCCTTTTGCAGCAGGCAGGTGGGGTTTAGGTGTCCTAAATTCAGGGTTTAAAGGTGAAATCCTAAGGAAAACCCTTTGAAGGGTTTCTCAGTGGTGTCTGTAGTGCCCTTTCCCAGCAGGCAGGTGGGGTTTAGGGCCTTCAGCTCTCCCTAAATTTGGGGTCTAAAAGCCAAATCGCCACAAACACCCGGGCAGAGCCTCCCTGAACGCTGGGAGCACAAAAGGAAACGGGCAGAGCGGGAATTAAACCGTGCCAAAAGCTCGGTACCAAGAGACAGAACCCAAATCCCTTTTCCAAGGGGgggcgggcaggggaggggctGCCAGCCCATTGCCCACCCCAAAGCGCGGCTcctccaccccaaaaaccccggCGGGACAAcgccaggggctgtggggtggctggGGCAGATAGGGCACAGCCCACCCCAAAGCTCCCCCAGCCCGGCACTCTGCTCCCCCTTATCGCAGCCCGGCCACCCCTCGCTGGGGCTGATAACAGCCCCGGCCTGGGAGGGACCCCCGGACCGCCCTGGGAGGGACCCCCGGACCGCCCTGGGAGGGACCCCCGGACCGCCCTGGGAGGGACCCCCGGACCGCCCAGAGCCCGGGCAGGGATGCCAGGCTCGGGTGGCAGCGGCACGGGGCACGGCAGGGACATCGCCGGTGGGGTCTGCACAGCCCCGGGACCCCGCCGGGACACCGGGGGGGACAAAGGGACAGCCCCGAGGTGTGCCCGACCCCAGGGGACACCccggaggggacacgggggacacccGGTCCCGGAGGGGACACCAGGTCGCGGAAGGGACACTCGGTCATGGAGGGGACACAAAAGAGGGACACCAAGTCccggaggggacacggggggcacCAAGGAGGGGACACGAGGGGCACCAAGGAGGGGATATCAGGTCCTGGAAGAAACACGGGGGGCACCAAGGCGGGGACACCCGGTCCCGGAGGGGACATCGGGTCCCAGAGGGGATACGAGGGGCACCAAGGAGGGACATCAGGTCCTGGAAGGAACACGGGGGGCACCAAGGCGGGGACACCCGGTCCCGGAGGGGACACGAGGGGCACCAAGGAGGGGATATCAGGTCCTGGAAGGAACACGGGGGGCACCAAGGTGGGGACACCCGGTCCCGGAGGGGACATCGGGTCCCAGAGGGGATACGAGGGGCACCAAGGAGGGACATCAGGTCCTGGAAGGAACACGGGGGGCACCAAGGCGGGGACACCCGGTCCCGGAGGGGACACGAGGGGCACCAAGGAGGGGACACCAGGTCCTGGAAGGAACACGGGGGCCACTCGGGAGGGGACACCACGTCCCGGGACGAAGACGGGAGGGACGCCAGGTCCTCGCAGCAACAACGGGGGCCACTCGTGAGGGCCACCAGGTCCTGGAAGGAGCACAGAGGGCACTCAAAAGGACACCAGGTCCTCGCATCACCATGGAGGGCACTCGAAGGGACACCAGGTCCTGGAAGGCACTCGGGGAGGGGTGGCGCCTGGCTCCGAGCGCTACCAGAAGAGTCCGGCCGCGAGTGGGCTTCTGTCGCCGCGCCTGTCCTTGCCCAAAGCTCACCTGTGAGCGCCTCCCGCAGCGCCCCGCTGaacacctgcagctgctgctcgcTGACGCAGCCGCGCGTCCGCAGCAGGCCGGACACGAAGCCCACGGCGGCGGCGATCTCGGGCACCATGTCGGCCCGCGGGCCGCGGCGGTGGCTGTGGCGGTGGCTCATCCCGGCGGGGACGGGGCGACACCCGCGACCTCTCGGCGGCTCCGCGGCGCCCGCTCTGCGCCGCCGCCTGCGCGCACGGCTTTATATAGGGCGGCCGCGGCGTGACGTCACGGCGCGGCCGCGGCGTTCCATTGGCTGCGCCGCATGCAAATGAGGGAATGCAAATTGGAGGGATGGTAATAGCGGCTGAGCTCAGCGCGGTGACGTCACAGCGCGAGGCGGGGGGCGGTTACCGGGGGAGGATCGGGGTGACctgggggggacagagggacacagggacagagggacagggacagggacagagggacacagggacagagggacagagggacagggatagagacacagggacagagggacagggacagagggacagggacacagggacagagggacagagggacagggacagagggacagggacacagggacagagggacagagggacagggacagagggacagggacacagggacagagggacagggacacagggacacagggacagagggacacagggacagggacagagggacagagggacagggacagagggacacagggacacagggacagagggacagagggacagggacagagggacagggacacagggatagagggacagagggacagggagagagggacagggacacagggacacagggacagagggacagagacacagggacagggacagagggacagggagagagggacagggagagagggacacagggacacagggacagggacagagggacagagacacagggatagagggacagagacacagggacacagggacacagggacagggacacagggacagggacagggacacagggacagagggacagggacagagggacacagggacagagggacacagggacacagggacacagggacagagggacagggacagagggacagggacagagggacagggagagagggacagagggacagggatagtgggacagggacagggatagagggatggagggacagagacagggacacagggacagagggacagagggacagagggacagggatagagggacagggacacagggacagagggacacagggacagagggatggagggagagagggacagggacacagggacagagggacagagggacagggatagagggacagggacagggacaaggataGAGACAGGGACATagagacagggacacagggacagagacaggacagggacaagacagggacacatggacagggacaccccccCATCACGCCAGGGTGccccaagctggccttggacacttccagggattctgtggggaaaaattccagaaaattctGTGGGAATTCCAGTGCAGGGCCTCCCcgccctcccagggaggaattccttcccaaaatccaacctaaaccgtccctctttccctctgaagccattccctgtgtcctgccgCTCCATCCCTCGTCCCCggcccctctccagccctcctggagcCCCCTGGAAGAGCCTCCAAGGTCTCCCATCCAGAAAGCTCCTTCAAATGCCCTTTGGCACCCCCTGAAGCCCCCCTAcacacggggggggggggctcttCCCATCACCAAAGGTCCCTCCTGGGACACATCCATGGATCCGTGTCCCTCAGCAAGGCCACCCCCCTCCCCGGGGAGGCCACCCTGAAGGAGGGAGAACGTTCCAGGTGTCCCTCGCAGGAGGTgaggggtgacagtgacagtgccACCCCCGAGGAGGCTGGGGTGGTGAGCGCTGAGACCCTCCAGCCCCGCTCCAGGCTGGAGGAAGAGCGGGATGCGGGAGGAGGTGGCAGCGAGGACGCGTCCCAGCCCGGGGATCGCGGGGACaagccagggcaggcagggctggagcagaacACGGAGTCTCCAGGCGcttccagccagcccagcaggagggagagcagaAACCCCGATGCTGTGGGAGATGAAGGAGCACCTGGAAGCCACCACAAGCCCGGAGCTGGCCCACAGAGCCCCTGCTGAAACTGGCCCCGAGCTAAAGAGCAGTGGGAGGCCGAGCTCTCGGCTTTGATCAGCCGTGAGAGAGTTCCTATCGAGGCAGGACGGGATCCTGGGCGAATATTCCCCGGCAGAGAAAGCGGGATCCTTCCAAACCACGGCCTGgcagcctcctccagcaccGGGGGAGGACCTAAAGGCACAGCTCCGCTCTGAGCCCCAGGAAAAcgcccctctcctcccctggcGGGGGGCCTCACCTCCACACCAGATGCCAGATGCTCCTTTGGCATCTCCAGATCAGCAAGGGGGGGTGACGGGCacggtggggggggggtttgtggTGGAGTTTGTTGTTTAAGGTAGGGTGAGTTGTGAGATCAGGGTTGTTCAGGGTTTTATCCGCTTgggttttgtggatttttaaagGTTGGAGGTtgtatcattttttttttggtggggggggggggaaacttGTTACGCTGCGTGGTTGGTTTTGAGATGGAAAAGGTTTCCTTACATTCAGTCTGAATCTTTTACTTTAATCTGTGTTTTTTGGTCTTGATTTACTGCTATATACGACAGGagagtttggttttattttgttaaactCTCCATAAGCTattcagaaatttattttagatattattttcaacagaaaagaaGCTGGGATGAGGAATCCCACCTCTCTGGGGCTCCTCCTGAGCCCCTCGGGGTCCTGTCCCACTGGAAAATCGTCCTGGACTCGCTGACCCTTTCCTGTCCCCCACTGGAAAATCGTCCTGGACTCGCTGAGCAAGGGCAGCATCACCCACTGGTACCCCCAGAAATGGGGATGGCACTGAGGTTTTTCCAGCACCTCCTTCTCCAGGTCTCAAATCCCCAATATTTCCCAGGATTCTGGGCTGTTATGGGATTTTTGGAGGCCTTTTGCTCGCAGCCTGCAGCTGGTTTCATTCCCGCTCCGCACAAGGGATTTCCCAccgagggctgtgcagagcctggAACAGGAATTGGGAGCGAGACAGGAACTGGAAAATgcctctgggagctgtgggagagggaacTCGGAGCTGAGCCCGCGccgtgccctgggcagctccagagctcagcaggcCCAGGGGAGGGTCAGGCTCGCGAGGGGACGCAGCCGAGGggtccccaaatcctcccctcCCATCTGCCACCCCACTCATCCCCAGAGCAGAA
This Vidua macroura isolate BioBank_ID:100142 chromosome 24, ASM2450914v1, whole genome shotgun sequence DNA region includes the following protein-coding sequences:
- the LOC128818650 gene encoding protein BTG2-like, encoding MSHRHSHRRGPRADMVPEIAAAVGFVSGLLRTRGCVSEQQLQVFSGALREALTEHYRHHWFPEKPFKGSGYRCIRINHRMDPIISKAAGRIGLSLPRLYQLLPSELTLWVDPYEVSYRIGEDGSICVLYEATRPPSSYGGMLTCKNQMMLGRSTSPSKNYIMTVSS